The following are encoded together in the Aerococcus mictus genome:
- a CDS encoding VirD4-like conjugal transfer protein, CD1115 family: protein MNKFKEISHMLRDNLTQHMANPCKKNYSIAGEDLPEEMKEKTSRNKYLVGFVLGILLVLVINYFISSFFTFFQEVNRIKEGQLAFNFLQISQVDFSRVFSPLNILRLYSWKLLIPYGFLVALVSMVGKSKLNFGSKDQIAYGQKGDSRFTTIKEIKEQYKEIPDTAKDYPGGNSFKGIGGIPISHYKRSYFIDTDTTNTLINGASRSGKGELLVTPFIDILSRAEIQCSMVNNDPKGELYASSKDTLEARGYDVQVLNIQDPMQSMSYNPLQLVKEAWLEGNPEEASKRANSIAFTLYNDPQAGDNAFFNETAQSAVTAIILSLVEYCVDNGCPEKITMGNVSHLLNELGTINWSAGPGQPEKNALDEWFKALPQGHVAKKRYGATSFAGSKTRGSILATANNGLQPFVDPQFVKMTSRSSIELKQIGFPKYLRGQLSDKYVNQRLIITFIKPTKPLTVIKQYRQKIKAGGHFNLNFDEFVRGPVNKEKGIQDGDFLHIRLPHANGDKDGELLYKIHFVEERDQDGRTITERINGKEEIVYKRKVQLRNIEVQNPINGLRQLPELYYSNKPTAVFMIIPDYDSSNHALSSIFVKQLYTTLAQTCVETEGNKTFKRVQFILDEFGNMPPIDDMDQVMTVSLGRNILFNLFVQSFSQLSNKYGDNITNTIKDNCQNWIYIMSKNKDTIQEFVDAAGKKTSISINTNGESPMSLDKNLGKNNDEDDLITLSRLTQLIEGETLVIRSLHRQDLKRQKVRPFPIFNTKETTMPYRYQFLYEWIDTSKSLNDMDIHSDHTHLTLEEITIDATDFIVEEKIRKKYQNADKKPINPHHDPEKEKEKTIIRNINNIKNLIKAYDDETNDWLVRGLSEKIDEIIKEKNYSKILDLNLENLYEPINGIEGHLNILRPYLKDERKEKVI, encoded by the coding sequence TTGAATAAATTTAAAGAGATAAGCCATATGCTTAGGGATAATTTAACTCAGCATATGGCTAATCCATGTAAAAAGAACTATTCGATTGCTGGTGAAGATTTACCTGAAGAAATGAAAGAGAAAACCTCTAGAAATAAATATCTAGTCGGATTTGTCTTAGGAATTTTATTAGTTTTAGTCATTAATTATTTTATTTCTTCGTTCTTTACATTTTTCCAAGAAGTCAATCGAATAAAAGAAGGTCAATTAGCTTTTAACTTTTTACAGATTAGCCAGGTTGATTTTTCTAGAGTTTTTTCACCACTCAATATATTGAGGCTCTATAGTTGGAAATTATTAATCCCCTATGGGTTTTTAGTGGCTTTGGTTTCAATGGTAGGAAAATCAAAACTAAACTTTGGATCCAAGGATCAGATTGCCTATGGTCAAAAAGGGGATTCACGTTTTACTACGATAAAAGAAATTAAAGAGCAATATAAAGAGATTCCAGATACGGCAAAAGATTATCCAGGTGGTAATTCCTTTAAAGGAATTGGTGGGATTCCAATTTCTCACTATAAGAGATCCTACTTTATCGATACAGATACAACAAATACATTAATTAATGGAGCATCAAGATCAGGTAAAGGGGAACTTTTGGTTACTCCTTTTATCGATATTCTTTCTCGAGCAGAGATTCAATGTTCTATGGTAAATAATGACCCGAAAGGTGAATTGTATGCTTCTTCCAAAGATACCCTAGAGGCTAGGGGATATGATGTACAGGTATTAAATATTCAAGATCCTATGCAGTCAATGTCATATAATCCTTTACAACTCGTTAAAGAAGCTTGGTTAGAAGGTAATCCTGAAGAAGCTTCTAAGCGAGCCAATTCTATCGCATTTACTCTATATAATGATCCGCAAGCAGGGGATAATGCTTTCTTTAATGAAACAGCTCAATCAGCAGTTACAGCGATTATCTTATCATTAGTTGAATATTGTGTAGATAATGGTTGTCCGGAGAAGATTACTATGGGAAATGTCAGTCACTTACTTAATGAGTTAGGAACAATTAACTGGAGTGCTGGCCCTGGTCAACCTGAGAAAAATGCGCTTGACGAATGGTTTAAAGCTTTACCCCAGGGACATGTTGCTAAAAAACGCTATGGTGCAACAAGTTTTGCGGGTTCAAAAACAAGAGGTTCTATTCTAGCAACGGCCAATAATGGGCTACAGCCCTTTGTCGATCCCCAATTTGTGAAAATGACCAGTCGTTCATCGATTGAATTGAAGCAAATTGGTTTTCCTAAATATTTAAGAGGTCAATTATCTGATAAATATGTAAATCAACGTCTGATCATAACATTTATTAAGCCCACCAAGCCTTTGACTGTCATTAAACAATATCGACAAAAAATTAAAGCTGGTGGGCATTTTAATCTTAACTTTGACGAGTTTGTTCGAGGTCCTGTAAATAAAGAAAAAGGGATTCAGGATGGAGATTTTCTTCATATTCGCTTACCTCATGCGAATGGTGATAAAGATGGTGAATTACTTTATAAAATCCATTTTGTTGAAGAAAGAGATCAGGATGGTAGAACAATAACTGAAAGGATTAATGGCAAAGAAGAAATTGTCTATAAAAGAAAAGTTCAATTAAGAAATATAGAGGTACAAAACCCAATCAATGGTTTAAGGCAATTACCAGAACTTTATTATTCGAATAAGCCAACAGCCGTCTTTATGATCATTCCTGATTATGATTCATCAAACCACGCTTTATCTTCTATTTTTGTTAAACAATTATATACCACATTAGCACAAACATGTGTAGAAACGGAGGGGAATAAGACTTTTAAACGAGTCCAATTCATTTTAGATGAATTTGGTAATATGCCACCTATTGATGATATGGATCAAGTCATGACTGTGTCATTAGGACGTAATATTTTATTTAACCTCTTTGTTCAGTCTTTTTCTCAATTGTCTAATAAGTATGGTGATAATATAACAAACACCATTAAAGATAACTGTCAAAACTGGATCTACATTATGTCCAAAAACAAAGATACCATTCAGGAGTTTGTGGATGCTGCTGGAAAGAAAACTAGTATTTCAATTAATACCAATGGTGAATCACCAATGAGTTTAGATAAAAATCTAGGGAAAAATAACGATGAAGATGACTTAATTACTTTAAGTCGTTTAACTCAATTGATCGAAGGTGAAACGCTTGTTATACGATCGTTACACCGCCAAGATCTCAAACGACAGAAAGTGAGACCTTTCCCAATTTTTAATACGAAAGAAACCACGATGCCTTATCGTTATCAATTTTTGTATGAATGGATTGATACTTCTAAATCTCTAAATGATATGGACATTCATTCGGACCATACTCATTTAACTTTAGAGGAGATTACCATTGATGCAACTGACTTTATTGTAGAAGAAAAAATTAGGAAGAAATATCAAAATGCAGATAAGAAACCGATCAATCCACATCATGATCCAGAAAAAGAAAAAGAGAAAACGATTATTAGAAATATAAATAATATAAAAAATTTGATTAAAGCATATGATGATGAAACGAATGATTGGTTAGTACGTGGTCTAAGTGAAAAGATCGATGAAATTATCAAGGAAAAAAATTATTCTAAAATTTTAGATTTAAATTTAGAGAATTTATATGAGCCTATCAATGGTATAGAAGGACACCTGAATATATTACGTCCATATTTAAAGGATGAGAGAAAGGAGAAAGTCATTTAA
- a CDS encoding TrbC/VirB2 family protein has protein sequence MSGIFNNITNFIQNFVQQIQNISPWVGLIVVAVAGLIYTFGDQEASEAAKRYGKKVVIGLFCVWFASLIINTLIDLFGAGVSPLG, from the coding sequence ATGTCAGGGATTTTTAATAATATCACGAATTTCATTCAAAACTTTGTGCAACAAATCCAAAATATCTCCCCTTGGGTAGGTCTGATTGTTGTTGCTGTTGCTGGGTTAATTTATACCTTTGGTGACCAAGAAGCGAGTGAAGCTGCTAAGCGCTATGGTAAGAAAGTGGTTATCGGTCTTTTCTGTGTATGGTTTGCATCTTTAATTATTAACACATTGATCGACCTTTTCGGAGCAGGCGTATCACCTTTAGGTTAA
- a CDS encoding pLS20_p028 family conjugation system transmembrane protein: protein MLIIVAIIAIVSLTSATVFAEEGGLGTALQDLAEQGADADQGAVNSTPLVQNAELFQLRTIIQDALRSTLWWIIEMAYWMSNALEGLLKQMQTFFGFVEYVAQSNIYTQLISGVSVALLVATLSYIGIKNVLGVEIKYDSVVKNMVIVVVLIVGMPSLMAWMNEGAGYIWDAMMQGEDQKVESLSTSVIQENTYDLYIPLSGKMSFDSLQHADPPSGLNSKEAINLVNINEYYGVEEGDIPEAFTDSESDNWEVLQYSIVNEPVEDGGGFGNKPVIQKIEKSGNWFTNFFIGDTLQTGYYRYSFNSIYIIATLLGLIIGFFTCLLTLARTYLEMGMQLIAGVPLMATDLETGQKVKHMMQTIINGFLTIAFTSLSFQLFNLSMVWMSENLENPMIKLIGLVAAVMLLAQGSKTILSWYGVDLGMQEGFSMSKLLGLKMASSAGRALFSRNSDKNNEFDSESASENNKDSESLTESNNEEAKEDYREDLGDYLNSASRNFGYMKNRGLSGMVSDGMNFVTQGGKDFIDDVGEQLQGKVSDVKEKASDISQGVKDNYTDGKTTAEQNRESMDNQRREKASQDIRSMGDHLAERSTDDNLRNIQDGLNKYQGRPLTQSQMDSLMQDLQPARQMPKQEADDHIRQTLNKASDDIMKPTDIDQYGQQELNQIMSNLNDTPANTTQELRQNLDRALENSNLSDDKIQRIRQEVDKADINNPEDLRQRINQILGGENPERQELNQLLSTMQTSQRPNADEFRQSLNHALDQSNMSNDTVQRIRQEVDRANITDPEDLRQRINQILSADNPDRQAINQMLSTMDTNQQSAGEFRQNLDRALEQSNLSNDTVQRIRQEVDRSQISNPEDLRQRINQIANESANITKEDREAIERVRQQFEHADLGQMSDINQNIRQRLVNEGVSPHGVQMIDQRLNRMNQSDLQRQRQEVEQVLRQNLSQSQPQQSIRTNAQGQAEIRQVLKQADFSQPEKATQQVIRQVQNGELSQIGDARQNVVQELQKASQMYPKQAQSYTQDVLTRASQGNMTQQAMKQSLGQIKSDVAPLRSVDSSIGQSVSQASRQLYRVQGDTMADKTSSLAQGVYRSASSPDMVAKNTGKILSQSGTNLSGDLQQEITQKVRTIREEATANNTSDAVVKQRVQQEVNPMLSSGGLSNSQVQNLSQHVANASVGHTKGTEHFADSVHRSSIANPGQFRRNAVKNAGGKVSEVVQKDIENFAKQAHSQNLSQTETQKYIRNKIQQKDYGANSAAVESQQRILNVVDESLQATKPQVQANLRKLGKLEEQFYNEDE from the coding sequence ATGTTAATAATAGTAGCAATCATTGCGATTGTTAGTTTGACCTCGGCAACAGTTTTTGCTGAAGAAGGAGGATTAGGTACTGCTTTACAAGACTTAGCGGAACAGGGAGCAGATGCAGACCAAGGGGCCGTTAATAGTACTCCTTTAGTTCAGAACGCAGAGCTATTTCAATTAAGAACGATAATTCAAGATGCTTTAAGGTCTACACTATGGTGGATTATTGAGATGGCGTATTGGATGTCCAATGCCTTAGAAGGTTTATTGAAGCAAATGCAGACCTTCTTTGGCTTTGTTGAATATGTAGCGCAAAGTAATATTTATACTCAATTGATTAGTGGTGTATCGGTAGCTTTATTAGTGGCAACACTTTCTTATATTGGGATAAAAAATGTTTTAGGCGTTGAAATAAAATATGATAGTGTCGTTAAAAACATGGTGATTGTTGTTGTTCTAATTGTTGGAATGCCTTCTTTAATGGCATGGATGAATGAAGGGGCAGGATACATATGGGATGCTATGATGCAGGGAGAAGATCAAAAGGTTGAAAGTTTATCGACCTCTGTTATTCAGGAGAATACCTATGATCTTTATATTCCTTTGAGTGGCAAAATGTCTTTTGATTCCTTACAACATGCAGATCCACCAAGTGGCTTAAATTCTAAAGAAGCGATTAATTTAGTAAATATCAATGAATACTATGGTGTTGAAGAAGGAGATATTCCAGAAGCTTTTACGGATAGCGAAAGTGATAACTGGGAAGTTCTACAATATAGTATCGTTAACGAACCTGTAGAAGATGGTGGTGGTTTTGGTAATAAACCAGTTATTCAAAAAATTGAGAAGTCAGGAAATTGGTTTACTAACTTCTTCATAGGAGACACGCTTCAGACAGGTTATTACCGCTATTCCTTTAATTCGATATATATTATTGCAACATTACTAGGTCTTATTATTGGTTTCTTTACTTGTCTCTTAACCCTAGCAAGGACTTATCTAGAAATGGGGATGCAGTTAATTGCAGGTGTTCCCTTAATGGCAACTGACCTAGAGACAGGTCAAAAAGTGAAACATATGATGCAAACGATCATCAATGGCTTTTTAACAATTGCTTTTACAAGTCTGTCCTTCCAACTGTTTAATCTAAGTATGGTATGGATGTCAGAAAACCTTGAAAATCCGATGATTAAACTGATTGGCTTAGTGGCTGCGGTCATGTTGCTTGCTCAAGGTTCAAAAACTATTCTTTCTTGGTATGGTGTCGATCTTGGAATGCAAGAAGGGTTCTCGATGTCCAAATTACTTGGTCTTAAAATGGCAAGTAGTGCAGGACGAGCACTATTTTCTAGAAATAGTGATAAAAATAATGAATTTGATTCAGAAAGTGCCTCAGAAAATAATAAAGACAGCGAAAGCTTAACTGAAAGTAATAATGAGGAAGCAAAAGAAGACTACCGTGAAGATCTGGGCGATTACCTCAATTCTGCTTCTAGGAATTTTGGTTATATGAAAAATCGTGGCCTATCCGGAATGGTTTCTGACGGCATGAATTTTGTTACTCAAGGTGGAAAAGATTTCATTGATGATGTTGGGGAACAACTTCAAGGTAAAGTTAGCGATGTTAAGGAAAAGGCAAGTGATATATCCCAAGGAGTAAAAGATAATTATACCGATGGAAAAACCACGGCCGAACAAAATAGAGAATCCATGGATAATCAACGAAGAGAAAAAGCTAGTCAAGACATTCGTTCAATGGGCGATCATCTAGCAGAAAGATCTACCGATGATAATTTAAGAAATATTCAAGATGGGTTAAATAAATATCAAGGCAGACCTCTCACTCAATCACAAATGGATTCACTCATGCAGGATTTACAACCAGCACGTCAAATGCCTAAACAAGAAGCAGATGATCATATTCGTCAAACATTGAATAAGGCTTCTGACGATATTATGAAACCAACAGATATTGATCAGTATGGTCAACAAGAATTGAACCAAATTATGTCAAATCTGAATGATACCCCAGCCAATACCACTCAGGAATTGAGACAGAATCTTGATCGAGCGCTTGAAAATAGCAATCTTTCTGATGATAAAATTCAACGAATTCGCCAAGAGGTTGATAAGGCTGATATTAATAATCCAGAAGACTTACGCCAACGCATTAATCAAATTCTAGGTGGAGAGAATCCAGAAAGACAAGAACTAAATCAACTGCTTTCAACTATGCAAACTAGTCAACGTCCTAACGCTGATGAATTTAGACAGTCTTTAAACCACGCTTTAGATCAAAGCAATATGTCTAATGATACGGTACAAAGAATTCGTCAAGAAGTTGATCGAGCTAATATCACCGATCCAGAGGACTTACGTCAACGTATTAATCAAATTCTAAGTGCTGATAATCCAGATAGACAAGCAATCAATCAAATGCTATCGACTATGGACACTAACCAACAATCAGCAGGAGAATTCAGACAAAATCTAGATCGTGCATTAGAACAAAGCAATCTATCGAACGATACGGTACAAAGAATTCGTCAAGAAGTTGACCGCTCTCAAATTAGTAATCCAGAAGATCTTCGTCAAAGAATCAATCAAATTGCCAATGAATCGGCAAATATCACTAAAGAAGATAGAGAAGCGATTGAACGAGTCCGTCAACAATTTGAACATGCAGATCTTGGTCAAATGAGTGATATTAATCAAAATATTCGTCAACGGTTAGTTAACGAAGGGGTTTCCCCTCATGGCGTTCAAATGATTGACCAACGCTTAAATCGTATGAATCAAAGCGATCTTCAAAGACAACGTCAAGAGGTTGAACAAGTCTTACGGCAAAATCTCAGTCAGTCTCAACCTCAACAAAGCATTAGAACAAATGCTCAAGGACAAGCTGAGATTAGACAAGTATTAAAACAAGCAGACTTTAGCCAACCAGAAAAAGCCACTCAACAAGTGATCCGTCAGGTTCAAAATGGCGAGCTATCTCAAATAGGGGATGCACGCCAAAATGTTGTACAAGAGTTACAAAAAGCTAGTCAGATGTATCCCAAACAAGCCCAAAGTTATACTCAAGACGTCTTAACAAGAGCTAGTCAAGGAAACATGACTCAACAAGCGATGAAACAATCACTTGGACAAATTAAATCAGACGTGGCTCCTTTAAGAAGTGTCGATTCTTCCATTGGTCAATCGGTTAGCCAAGCCTCTAGACAGCTTTATCGTGTTCAAGGGGATACTATGGCTGATAAGACATCTTCCTTGGCTCAAGGCGTTTACCGCTCAGCAAGTTCACCAGATATGGTGGCCAAGAATACGGGTAAAATCTTATCGCAATCAGGTACTAACTTATCAGGTGATTTACAACAAGAAATTACTCAGAAAGTTAGAACGATACGAGAAGAAGCTACTGCAAATAACACTTCAGATGCAGTCGTCAAACAACGAGTACAGCAAGAAGTTAACCCCATGTTATCTTCAGGCGGTTTGTCTAATAGCCAAGTACAGAACCTGTCACAACATGTGGCCAATGCTTCTGTTGGACATACTAAAGGTACTGAACATTTTGCAGATTCAGTTCATCGTTCATCCATTGCAAACCCTGGTCAATTTAGACGAAATGCGGTTAAAAACGCAGGTGGCAAGGTCTCTGAAGTGGTTCAAAAAGATATTGAGAACTTCGCTAAACAAGCGCATTCTCAAAACCTAAGTCAAACTGAAACACAAAAATATATTAGAAATAAAATTCAACAAAAAGATTATGGTGCAAATAGTGCAGCTGTTGAATCTCAACAACGTATCTTGAATGTGGTTGATGAAAGCTTACAAGCCACTAAACCACAAGTTCAAGCCAACCTAAGAAAATTAGGGAAGCTTGAAGAACAATTCTATAATGAAGACGAATAA